DNA sequence from the Malus sylvestris chromosome 10, drMalSylv7.2, whole genome shotgun sequence genome:
CGTTATTGTTTTTCTCAAATTAAAATGtatgtattttttattaatgaatAAACCTTAGAAATTAAGATATATCAATCATGTCATCcactattttttattaatgaatATATCTTAAAAATTAgacatattaattatgccattcACTCTTATTATAAGACGAAGAATAATAGTACACTATACACCATGTACGCTATTTGTTTTTCCGGTTTCCATAATGAGGCGGTAAAAACAAGGCAAGCAGCTACCACCCGACAACCCCaaaatagaaaggaaaaaaaaaaaggtaagcaCTAGAAGAACAATGTTCAGAACTTCAGAGAAAGGATCATCAAACCAGAGCACCCACTAGAAGCAAACCCTAGCGGAGGACTGATGAGaaaaacttatatatatatatatatatatattatttctatGTAATGTATGTCAATATGTGTAGTTTCAAACTGCAGATGAAGTAACTATTTCTGTCCCCTAAAATTAgaagattaattaattttgacaaAGTCTAGCCAAATGCAGTTAAAGTCTAGCCAAATGCAGTTAAAAGAGATTCATAGGGAATTGAAGAAACCTGGTAAACGGAGTTGTTAGCATAGCCGGTTGGTCCATATCCACCTTTCATTGGATAAGCTTCAGAGACTTTGCTGCTTTCCTCTGTTGctgccatctctctctctctctctgaatctTGTCAAGTTGTATATGTGCGTTTAGTGAAATGAAAATCAGTTTCTTGTTTTTGATTATGTGCCTGGTATTTTATTTGCATCCCCAACCCAAGTGGCAACTGCATGCGTACAATGTGTCGTCGAGAGCTCTGCATGCACAGTAGTATGTGTCATATGATAAACACAAAAAAGCAAAACGTAATTACATGGTAGTGGACAACTCATCTATTCAAGACGAGTAATAGACCTTGTATGTACGGGGCTGCTAAAATTATGTGCCTGTAGGAATTTtttatgtatatacttatttatttGGAGGCCAATATATAGTGCACGAAGGTTATAGATAAAGAAGAGAAATTAATTCTAATGGAAACAAATGCTACTAGCTAATAGGAAACAAATCCTACTATAATAGGAAACAAATCCTACTAATAGAACACAAATCCTACTAATAGGAAACAAATCCTACTGATTGGAAACAAATCCgattaatagaaaataaatcctaattacaataaaattaaattctAACATGAAATAAATCCCAAGAAATAAATCTAACAGGAAGAATATCAAACATATCAAAGGTAATTCCAATAGGATATGCATTTTGATGTGGTTTCGACTCCAACCAATTTTCCTCTCCCATAATTACTAATTGTTTAACCCACTAATACTACTTCTCCATAAGTTGATGAATAGATGTCCGCGATGCCCAATGATTGGCATCCTAAACGGACTCAATGACTGGAGTCCTAATGGAGTATGTGGTCCGTCACCCCATAGGGTCCGTCCGGAATGCACACGCGCTGGTTCTCCACATTATGTTCAACCATTCTCCACTTACGTCCCATTGGGTCCCAATCTGATCTCAACTGTCGATCCCAACTGTTATCCTATTGGGAATTGTAGCATTCAGACCTATGTTGTGCATGGTCTGACTGCTATGAGCCATACTTCACTGTAGCATCCCTCCCTCACCACGTCATACCTCTAACCCCAATTGCTCTGACATTTTAGACAGTTGGCGGACCTACAAATGGGCAACTCGATTCCTTACTCATAACATTGTGCTTATCTTCTCTCCCAACTATAGTAACTTGATCCTCGAAGTATCTACGTAGGAACCACTCTAACTGGCAAAGCTATTGAGAAGCAAGGAGGTGCGGAAACCACTCGTCCCCCATTATACAAACCTAATCGTGAGTTGCCAAGTTGGAGACAGACTCTAGACACAAAAAGGCCAAACATACTGCCATTAGCCCAGCTTCCACGCAGTAGCCAACAGAGCAGCAAGCCACTGCCCCTCAGCAACGCGCCGTCACCCTCTCCATGAGCCTTCGCCTTCCACGCCGTCGTGAATTGATGATTAGTgattattaatttattgattATAGATTGATTGAATTATTGATTATTGAATAATTTCTAGGATGATTGAATATTGATTAATTAAATGGTTGTTTAATTAGTTATTAGTCATATAGTAGACTCTAGGACTATGACTCTAAGACCTTCTTTTTGTTATATTATACAGTTACGTAATTGAATGATTCTAAGAAACAATGCTTAAATTTTCATTCGAATATTCCAGGTAGTCTTCCTTCTAATATTTTGGGTAGTTCTTCTTCAAATATTATCTTGATAATGAATGACATTAAATTTGCTGCCATTTTCTAATGTTGTATATCTACGTGGCAATTTTACCATTTCATTTGAAGATCCTCTTACCTTGCATTTTAATAGAACATCAACAAAAATCTTTAgtttgacaaaaagaaaaaaaaatctttttttggGCTAAAATGACTAACATGTTCACCATAtgagtttaatttttaatttttttttaccacaaggCCATCATCCAAGTACCGTATGACCACAGGAGTGATTAATCCAATTTAGTCTTATAAAATAAAgtgaaataaattaaaatactatttatcataaaattaaactaaactaataacataaaaataaaaaaaaggaacaagTACGAAACTGGGAGAagtcaaggtctaaaatatcgatgatatcagaaatatcggtagtccaaaaacacggaaatttcgatagaaatatcgggatattatcattatcgataaaaatttaataaaaaccacggaaattgtaagaaaaacttggaaaattttattgaaactttgcaggatgtttatttagtcaattatctattagtttatcacaaaaaaatggaaggaaatgcattgcatgatggatttaattgatttaagttgattatatagcgagctgacaaatattgtgagtatagaaaatatgtagtaattaatgaaagaagtttaaacacaccataatcatttatatataatgaattaggggtaaattacatagtagcctctcaggtttgaggtctattacaatctcatacaacatctttaaaatatttcactttcatacctcacgtaccattgtatttcaaaataatacatccattACATTTTATATCCATTGATCTGTTAAGTGCTGTCGTGGCTGCCACATTATAACACATGGctaccaaatgtgtgccacgtggcaaaaaaataattaaattaaaaaaaaaacccgaatcttctaaattaaaaaaaaaaacccagatcccctTAAACCACCCCCCCTCGTGCGAAACCCGATATCCCCCTGCCGCCGAAGTCCAGATCTCACCAACCCCTCCTCCTCTGCACCCATCTCCACCTCCTCCGCGCACCCATCTTCccctcttccccccccccccccgttcCCCCAACCCGAGCCCAACCTGCAACCAGCGCACCTACCCTCTGCACCCACCCTCGCACGCATcctcttccctcctctacacagcccactccttaaatccacactCATTGGGGAAGACGGgatctgggttgcagggaaagGGGGatgagttttttcttttcttttcttttctgggttgcaggtaaTGGGTGCGGAGGAGGAGGTGAAGGATGGGTGCACGATGGGTTTGGGGAACAAGGGAGGGAAGAAAGGGGTGGGTTGCAAGGAAGGAGGGGTCGGGGAAGATGAAGATaggttgttttttttattttttatttatttataaatttagaagatttaggtttttttaaattttttttgtcaagtgACACACATTTGGCAGTCACGTGGCATAaatgtggcaaccacgtcaacacttaacggatcaatggatggaaaatgtaacggatgtattattttgaaataaaatagtatgtgaagtatgaaagtgaaatgttttaaagatgttgtatggggttgtaatagacatCAAacttgaggggctactatgtaatttatccATGAATTAGTTATCAGCAATAGTTTAGGGGTTAAACTTAGGGTGCATTTGTTTCACCGGATTATCTCGGACTAGATTAAGTCCAGAAACTAAATTGGATTGGCTTGACATAGACTAACTAGTATAAGAATAATTGAACGTTTGGTACATTGTCTGACTAAATCATAGACTAAATTATTTTTGggatctaaatatttttttgtcatttctttatttctctcccccccccctcttTCTTATCCTTTCCAGATGCTTCttgttcctttctttctttttttttgtcaaagcttCTTCGTTCCTTTCTActcattccttttctttttccttttctctcccCCTCTTTCTTATCCTTTCCAAATGCTTCTTGttcctttctttatttttttgtcaaagcttCTCCGTTCGTATCTACTCATTcctattctttttcctttccttttcaaATTCAGGAACTGGGTACAAGTCGATGAACCCCAACTAGATAAAAGATTTACCGATCGAAGCAAACATTGGAGTTGCAGATGGTGTGGTCGAGCGCAAACGCACAGATCGACGTCGGCGTCGAGCTTTGGGTGAACGCCAATTTGGATTTGCTTACCCAGAGAGGCACCACCGCAGTTGAGCAGGacgaggagagagggagggagaggagAGACAGTGAGTGAGAGACAGTGAATGTAACACCCCAACCCCCaaatttaatgtttaatttcgTATTTCCCCAAATATTTATGGAATCTATCAATTTAGTCCTAATTTCCTTTACCCAATCCGGATCTACACTTAagattctcttctctctcaaattgccacgtggcagcaccccaacaatccttttcttttctttttgtcccCTACTCTGTAACCCTTTctttattcttctttcttttctgcattatctatctctctctctttcgaaactctcatctttctcctttctctctgcactgagactcacatacacacacgcacaccatcgcACTTGCTCGAGAAAGACACCCATCGTCATTagcaacctcgtctttctccctctccttctcgtctTTGTAACTCGGCGAACGCAGGAACCCTCCGGtgagtttcttgaatttctccgattaggtttttgggatgaaatcggctcgggaataggcacacccatcttCGGCGAGGCCGGGGGTGTCAAGAGGTTTTCCGACCACCACAGGTcgtttcacggcaaacggaAGGTATAAACGCACTCCTCTCGCCTTGTGCTTTCGTTTGGTACCTAGATCAGGGTTTAGGGTGGTAGTTTGCAGTCGACCGGAGCTGTAGatgctccggcgttcttctctgTTCTTCCTTGTTAGTTCCCGACGAGCACATGCCTTTCAGGCCGTTTCCCAAAACCCTTGGGGCCTTAGGCCTGTTAGGAAGGTGGAGCGATagtatcgataatatcgcgatattttgacaatAATTAAGCGGAAAAGTGTGAAAATATCGCCCCCTCacataaacgatattatcggcgaaatatcgatattttagaccttgggaGAAGTACAAGTGTGTATTATTCTCAAAATAATGTTAtggagatcaaatttttaaactaaattttgtaaaccaaatgatataactttaaattttaattaacgtGCTTAATTTCTGATTAGTCAAATTATTAGGTACGTAAAtttgatttataaatttaatcttttTAACATTATTCTTATTCTCATTAGTCAGAAAGCATAAATTTCTTACAGTATACCAAACTTCTAATCATCGTGACTGACCTGCACATGATGGCAAAACCCAacaaagttgagaaaaagaggaTCGATAAGGTTTATTATACatatacattcatacatatatataaatactacacacacacacacactctctctgcGTTTTTGGCATTTCTGCTTCTCCGAGGATCTAGGTGTGTATTTTCCCTtcgatttattttattttcaattgctTAATTTGACATTAGGAACAACTAGGCTGTGTTACTATTTTGCTTCTAGGTGTGTATTTTCCCTtcgatttattttattttcaattgctTAATTTGACATTAGGAACAACTAGGCTGTGTTACTATTTTGCTTCTACGAGTTGCCTGGTCTGTATTTGCTAAAATTTTCGCACAAAACATCGAATTTATAACGAAACTGCACAAATTAGCTTCTGGGTATTACCAAAATGGCGTTATGATGAGGAAGTTAGTATATAATTTGTGATGTGTTTCCTggaatgcattttttttctcatgGTCACCACCTGTATGATGAAAGTCCTTTATGGAGTGCATGACAGAAAACCATCATGGAGTCggaacaaaataaataataaataaaagagtCAGTGCCATTGATCAATTGAATGCTGTATTCAACTGTTTTAGTTTACTAGAGATGGAATATGAAGTACTTGGAGCTAACGGAAGACATGGTGCTAAACTGAGCGCagtgacgttctaggattcatacagccgactCATTTAGTGGGATAATATTTagtggttgttgttgttgttgttgttgtacagaTAGAATAACTTGAAAACAAGTATGAACAATGACgacagttttttattttctattttgtttgTGTCCTGTTCATTTTGTGCATTGGATTTATGATGAAAGTATCGAAGCTGGGTTCATCCATATCATGTCCGTATGGAAATGAACTATATTATATCTGTGATCAGTATTGCAAGATGCATACGTTAGTGTTTGAGTCGTTAGTTGGATTTATTGTGCGTATTTTGAAGAGGTTGTTATGCAGAACATTGTTCTGTTTTTCTAATTCAAAACTTGGAATTTCCCTTTGTAAGTATTTGGTTGCACATATGGAAATCAGTTTCTTATAAGAGATTGTTGAACATTGCTAGGAACCTTCTTCTATTTGTTGCACGGTAGATTGTGTTTTACTTTTATAGCTTAAGAAATATACTAACTTGTATTGCTATGCAGCAGAAGCAACATAAGTAAAAAATTGCTATAATCTTTTCAAGTTCTTCTCAAAAGAAAATCCGGTGCCAAACAAAAGAAGACACAATGGGACCCTCCAGTGCACCAAGGCGGCTTTCTGGGATGCAGAAGCAAGTACTAAGTCTATACAGAGGGTTTCTGAGGGCAGCCCGCACAAAATCTGCTGAAGACCGGCAGCGGATTGAGTCACTTGTATCAATTGAGTTCCGCCGCAATGCAAAGGAAGTAGACCGCAAAAATTTCCTCTACATTGAGTACTTGCTGCGACGTGGTAAGAAACAGCTTGATCAGCTCAGGAGCCCTGATATTGTTGGATTATCAGCCACAAATGTCAGTTTCTCTCAAACGAAAGATCCTACGCACTGAAGTAAGAGTTTCATCTgttcttatttatttgttgaGCCAAATGTAGGTaatggaggagaaggaatatttGGCTGAAAGTTCTTATTGTATGCTAGTTAGAAAACTCCAAATTATGCAATCTGTATCGATTATCTTCCAAATAATGATGATACTTGATTCCTTGTAATCGCCCTAGTTCTGTTGTTTGTGTTGCTTACTATCAATAAAATTACGGAATGATTTAAGAGAAGTTACGAAGAATGTTTGATGGGAATGGTAAGCAAATATCACCTATGAAGATAGATCAACAAGGATGATATGTTCCCTTTCATTATCAACATAATTCAAAGTTGTTAGTGTTGTCAATCTTAAAATGTCATAATAGTGCCATACTGTCATGTATAAATCTTTAGTCATATTTGTCGCGCATAAATCTTCGTTCTTCGACATTTGGATTCGTTTATGGTAAAATGGAATTAAAGTGTAAAAAGAATCGGAATATGATTTAGTTATGCAGGACATCTAACTTCGATGGTAAAGATCATACGAATAGGAGCCCTTGGGGATAGCTCAAGCGGTGAAGAATAGTAAAGCACGTAATGAGTTAGGTTTAGGTAGATTAGAGGTTTTGGTTCCTACTAATGTAAccgaaaaaaatgaaaaaacaacGAATGTGCCTCCCCTTTGCCCCCAGCTTAAATACTGAAGGACGCAAGACCCAGCAAACAAAACCAGGTACCGAAAAAACCAAGCACCAAACATCAACCATGACAGTAGCAGAGATGAGACGACCAGAAATTGAAGCAAAGAATACTGATTGCATTACAGCTACTTTATCTGTATCGCAATTAAGCGCCACCAAGTATCTGTATCACTAATTTGATTCTTGCCCGATAGCCGGACTGATGCTCAAGCAATATCATATCGACCACTAAAAGTGAGGATGGTCGTTGTCATGGTGCTCACTGCTCAAGCGATTTTGTCGTTTGATCGAGGGCCGTATAATTCTCTCATGTTTCCTTATATTACAAGCAAGTAAAGAACCCATCTGTTTTCCAAATTCagtaaatgaaaattataaaccAGTTGATAATGTTTAACTCATAAAGATGTATTTAACGGAGAAAATCAAGGCAGCACCATGGATGGT
Encoded proteins:
- the LOC126585806 gene encoding succinate dehydrogenase assembly factor 1, mitochondrial, with translation MGPSSAPRRLSGMQKQVLSLYRGFLRAARTKSAEDRQRIESLVSIEFRRNAKEVDRKNFLYIEYLLRRGKKQLDQLRSPDIVGLSATNVSFSQTKDPTH